In Leptolyngbya sp. O-77, the genomic window TCACCCTTCGCACCAGCAGATGCAGAGATATTATGAACGTTGCCAGGAGCTTTGATGACAGTTTCAAAGCGATTGGTCGTGTCAAAACGAACACTTACTTTGTCATCTTGAGTGTAGGTGCTGGACAGGTTGCGACCCGGACGATAGAAGGTTCCACCCTGCACACCTGCTTCAGCAACGGTTTCCAGATAGTTTAGCTCAGCAATAATCATTGACTTTCTCCCATATAGGTGAGTTGTTTTAGATGCACATCTCTTAATTGAGATGTTGTTTATATCTTATGAGATTGACTTGTTTGAGGTTGCCATTTTGGCATATTTTGAATTTACATAGCTTTGAGCGAATGAGAAGCTTGGATAACAGATTTGAATGATAAAAATGACAGATCTGATTAAAAAACACCTGGCAAATATAGAATTCAGGAATTTAGGCTCTCTGCATAGATTTCATGTCTTGAAATTGTTGCTCCTGAGATCAGTTCTCAATCTTGAATGTTCGATTTTGTCTCGCCAGTCCCACGCTTAGAGGCTCCCAGCGGTTTCATCCGTAGTGCCACTCAAGAGAACAAATGTTCTCTTTGAGAATAATCATGATTGCCAAAACAGAGGATAGAAATGGATTTCCTATCCTCTTGATTCTAGATTGCAAATTGCAGTGCAAATTTCTTAGAAAAGGCCGGTTCGGCGGCGGGGGGGACGAACAATGGGGGTCGGGAAATTCAGCGATTGAGTGGAGAGCGTCCAGTTGGTGGTTGTCACGCCATTAATCACTTCTGTAACAGAGCTGCTGAATACAAAAGGAGAGTCTACATTCTGAAAAGAGATCGTGATTGTTTGAGGAGGTGACACAGGGCTACTAAACAAGATTGACTCTCCTTGTTTGAGGAGTAAGTTTCTACCAGAAAGCTCAATCAACAGATCGCTAGAATTGGCTGAGCCTCCGACGAGATTTGAGGCTTCGTCTACTTTTTCGAGATAATCTAGGTTGTGAATTAGCATGGTTTTTCCTGAGGGAAGGGTTTGTGCATTGAACGAAGTTGCGCCTGCTATGATTTCTAAATCTTGAGTTCCAAGAGATAGATGAGAAACAAGATGTTGGGGCTAGTTCCGGGGGAATGATGGAATTCAAATGGTGTTAATTCCAAAGGGAAACTTTGAACCAGGGGCGATCGCCCTCGATCCAACAATCTCCCCCGCGAACCTCTGCCTGAACTTCTTTCAAAGGTTCCAGATAGCCCAGGTCTTCGAGCCGGGTAATGCAGTCCTGAAGAGATAATGTTTCTTGGGGCGGCTGTGGCTTGGAAAGTTCCGATGTTGTCTTTTGCTTTTTATGCGGATTGTTTTCCTTCAT contains:
- a CDS encoding HetP family heterocyst commitment protein, giving the protein MNSNLSSRLDKTMNPEQFNQVVSAILEGKYSWACLLILQFAGYNPLHYIPYRTYNRLMKENNPHKKQKTTSELSKPQPPQETLSLQDCITRLEDLGYLEPLKEVQAEVRGGDCWIEGDRPWFKVSLWN